In Polaribacter sp. L3A8, a genomic segment contains:
- a CDS encoding PorV/PorQ family protein has product MKHKILFFILLTPLLLSAQAFRSYSNEFLTIGVDAAGLGMSKSVVATTNDVNSIYWNPAGLVGIEDYQGSLMHASYFAGIANYNHASFAMPIDRESAVGVSVIRFGVDDILNTTELIDSEGNIDFNRIQLFSSVDYAFNFAYARNLIFKDVKFGVNAKIVRRVIGDFASSWGFGFDAGIQFERNSWKFGLMARDITTTFNSWAINENEFDKIKDAIPGQNQDLPETTEITKPKLQLGVAKNWRVGTLFNLLAEANANMRFAKTNDVFSSDVVSIDPALGFQLDYDELVYLRAGVGNFQYITEFDNSKSLSMQPNFGVGFKYNGIKIDYALTNIGSVGNALYSNIFSITIDYSFFRP; this is encoded by the coding sequence TTGAAACACAAAATATTATTTTTTATACTGCTTACTCCACTCCTTTTATCTGCACAAGCATTTAGAAGTTATTCTAATGAGTTTTTAACCATTGGTGTAGATGCCGCAGGTTTAGGTATGAGTAAAAGTGTTGTTGCCACAACAAATGATGTAAATTCTATATACTGGAATCCTGCGGGATTGGTTGGTATAGAAGACTATCAAGGCTCATTAATGCACGCTTCTTACTTTGCAGGAATTGCCAATTACAATCACGCCAGTTTTGCAATGCCCATAGACAGAGAAAGTGCCGTGGGTGTTTCTGTAATTCGTTTTGGTGTAGATGATATCTTAAATACTACGGAGTTAATTGATAGTGAAGGAAATATTGATTTTAACCGAATTCAACTTTTTTCTTCGGTAGATTATGCTTTTAATTTTGCCTATGCTAGAAATTTAATATTTAAGGACGTTAAATTTGGTGTAAATGCAAAAATTGTAAGAAGGGTTATTGGAGATTTTGCTTCTTCTTGGGGATTTGGTTTTGATGCCGGAATTCAGTTTGAACGTAATTCTTGGAAATTTGGATTGATGGCAAGAGATATTACCACAACCTTTAATAGTTGGGCAATAAATGAAAATGAATTTGATAAAATTAAAGATGCTATTCCTGGACAAAATCAAGATTTACCAGAAACCACAGAAATTACAAAACCAAAATTACAATTAGGTGTTGCAAAAAACTGGAGAGTAGGCACTTTATTTAACCTATTAGCAGAGGCAAATGCAAATATGCGTTTTGCAAAAACCAACGATGTTTTTTCTTCGGATGTGGTAAGTATAGACCCAGCTTTGGGGTTTCAGTTAGATTATGATGAGTTGGTGTATTTAAGAGCCGGAGTTGGTAATTTTCAATACATAACAGAATTCGATAACTCTAAATCTCTTTCTATGCAACCCAATTTTGGAGTTGGTTTTAAATATAATGGTATTAAAATAGATTATGCTTTAACCAATATTGGTAGTGTTGGTAATGCTTTGTATTCAAATATTTTTTCAATTACAATAGATTATAGTTTTTTTAGACCTTAG
- a CDS encoding lipoprotein N-acyltransferase Lnb domain-containing protein, which translates to MNKKYFFLFFILSIYSPLKAQIQLSKSADVSIVTAGPGEELYEAFGHSAIRIKDPVLNLDLIYNYGMFDFNQPNFYTNFAKGNMIYSLARYDFKYFIASYRRDSRWLKEQILNLNQQEKQAYFTFLENNALPQNSNYRYDPYFDNCATKLRDITKTVLGDKVFFNENTIEKGLTFRELTNHEIPWNSWGTFGLNLIAGTKLDGQATFEQYMYLPDYVYSSFKNATVFIKNQPRELVKQEVVLLSFKEKEAKTSIFNPFLIFSLMALLGIYITYNDLKNDKRTKSFDFILFFVTGLIGCILVFLWFFSTHSTAPNNFNLLWTFAPNLIVAFLLLKSDQKKWMQKYLFMLLSFLLIVPILWIIKIQIFPTTIIPLLILLFVRYFYLSKKLLTFKV; encoded by the coding sequence ATGAACAAAAAATACTTTTTTTTATTCTTTATTCTTTCTATTTATTCTCCTTTAAAGGCACAAATTCAACTCTCTAAATCTGCAGACGTAAGTATTGTTACCGCAGGACCAGGAGAAGAATTATACGAAGCTTTTGGACATTCTGCCATAAGAATTAAAGACCCCGTTTTAAATTTAGATTTAATTTACAACTACGGAATGTTTGATTTTAATCAGCCTAATTTTTATACAAATTTTGCTAAAGGAAACATGATTTACAGCTTAGCTCGCTATGATTTTAAATACTTTATAGCTAGTTACAGAAGAGATAGCCGTTGGTTAAAAGAGCAAATTTTAAATTTAAATCAACAAGAAAAACAAGCCTATTTTACTTTTTTAGAAAATAATGCATTACCACAAAACAGCAATTATAGATATGACCCCTATTTTGATAATTGTGCAACAAAATTAAGAGATATTACAAAAACTGTTTTAGGGGATAAAGTATTTTTTAATGAAAATACTATAGAAAAAGGTTTAACCTTTAGAGAATTAACCAATCATGAAATTCCTTGGAATTCTTGGGGTACTTTTGGTTTAAATTTAATTGCAGGTACAAAATTAGATGGACAAGCAACTTTTGAACAATATATGTACTTACCAGATTATGTATATAGTTCTTTTAAGAATGCAACCGTTTTTATTAAAAATCAACCTAGAGAATTAGTAAAGCAAGAAGTTGTACTTTTAAGTTTTAAAGAAAAAGAAGCAAAAACGTCTATTTTTAATCCCTTTTTAATATTTAGTCTTATGGCTCTTTTAGGTATTTATATTACTTATAATGACCTTAAAAATGATAAAAGAACCAAATCATTCGATTTTATTTTATTCTTTGTAACCGGATTAATTGGTTGTATTCTTGTTTTTCTTTGGTTTTTCTCAACACATTCTACGGCACCAAATAACTTTAATTTATTATGGACTTTTGCTCCTAATTTAATTGTGGCTTTTCTATTGTTAAAATCAGATCAAAAAAAATGGATGCAGAAATATTTATTTATGTTACTCTCCTTTTTATTAATAGTTCCTATTCTATGGATTATTAAAATTCAGATTTTTCCAACAACAATAATCCCTTTATTAATCTTATTATTTGTTAGGTATTTCTATTTATCAAAAAAATTATTGACCTTTAAAGTATAA
- a CDS encoding exopolysaccharide biosynthesis polyprenyl glycosylphosphotransferase — protein MAKKISYFNLSERIIFLRIIDICILIFSLCLASSYINFNYINFKSGAILNWLLLLVFYYLIFGQIFQIYNLNVSNNSYLIVKATVLTAFTTTILYVFTPYFSPELPANRLQIVYFFLLTFIPILLWRFIYMSVIFSPKYFKSVIFIGCSERIKKLLTQVHNDAIHDVSAYLSDKEVEGVKGYNDITKTTISSIVAENHITEVIVSKRDLSKEVVEAINKELILLFEQGVNIISYETFYENVNVRIPREYLNHDFYRHLNFSENNTNNFYLFGLRLVDIFISIIGIIIFLCFLPIIVLGNLFANSGPLFYTQLRVGENGKHFRIFKLRSMIKNAEVGGAVWAKKNDTRITSFGKFLRRTRLDEMPQFINIIKGDMSLIGPRPERPEFVKDLEDKIPFYAIRHVIRPGLTGWAQVNYPYANTIEEQETKLRYDLYYIKERSAFLDFKIFIKTFTTVLYFKGQ, from the coding sequence TTGGCAAAAAAGATATCCTACTTTAATTTATCAGAAAGAATAATATTTTTAAGAATTATAGATATTTGTATTCTTATTTTTAGTCTGTGTTTAGCATCGTCTTATATCAATTTTAATTATATTAACTTTAAAAGTGGAGCCATTTTAAATTGGTTACTATTATTAGTTTTTTATTATTTAATTTTTGGTCAAATTTTTCAAATTTACAATTTAAATGTATCGAATAATAGTTATTTAATTGTTAAAGCAACTGTACTTACCGCTTTTACAACAACAATTTTATATGTTTTTACGCCTTATTTTTCGCCAGAATTACCCGCCAATAGGCTTCAAATAGTCTACTTTTTTCTACTTACGTTTATACCTATTTTACTTTGGAGGTTTATATATATGTCTGTAATATTCTCACCAAAGTATTTTAAATCTGTAATTTTTATAGGCTGTTCAGAAAGAATTAAAAAACTACTTACGCAAGTACACAATGATGCTATTCATGATGTTTCTGCGTATTTATCAGATAAAGAAGTAGAAGGTGTAAAAGGCTATAATGATATTACAAAAACTACAATATCTTCTATTGTAGCAGAAAACCATATTACGGAAGTTATTGTTTCTAAAAGGGACCTATCTAAAGAGGTTGTAGAGGCAATTAACAAAGAACTCATTTTGTTATTTGAACAAGGTGTAAATATAATTAGTTACGAAACTTTTTATGAAAATGTAAATGTTAGAATACCAAGAGAGTATTTAAATCATGATTTTTATAGACATCTTAATTTTAGTGAAAATAATACCAATAACTTTTACCTTTTTGGTTTAAGGTTAGTAGATATATTTATTTCTATTATAGGTATAATCATATTTTTGTGTTTTCTACCAATTATTGTTTTAGGGAACCTTTTTGCTAATAGCGGCCCTTTATTTTATACGCAGTTAAGAGTAGGTGAGAACGGTAAGCATTTTAGGATTTTTAAGTTGAGGTCTATGATAAAGAATGCAGAGGTAGGTGGAGCAGTTTGGGCTAAGAAAAATGATACAAGAATTACTTCTTTTGGTAAATTTTTAAGACGTACTAGATTAGATGAAATGCCTCAGTTTATTAATATTATAAAAGGAGATATGAGTTTAATTGGACCAAGACCAGAAAGACCAGAATTTGTAAAGGACCTAGAAGATAAAATACCTTTTTATGCAATTAGGCACGTTATTAGACCAGGGTTAACGGGTTGGGCTCAAGTAAACTATCCGTATGCAAATACTATAGAAGAACAAGAAACAAAACTACGCTACGATCTTTATTATATAAAAGAAAGAAGTGCTTTTTTAGACTTTAAAATTTTTATAAAAACGTTTACTACAGTTTTATACTTTAAAGGTCAATAA
- a CDS encoding glycosyltransferase family 4 protein — protein MSKNIVIISNYYPPEMGAAANRIKNLAEGLKNKGNKVTVICPLPNYPKGKIFEKYSRKFFVKENIEEITVKRYWIFPSKSKNAIVRLFSMLSFAWSFWFSVFSLVRKKTDVFIIQSPPLLVALSGLLLSKVLGCKNILNVSDIWPLSALELEVIKKGFFYSFLEKIEKTNYKLAGKIIGQSEEIITHIKAVITKEFLVYRNVPVYREYDVKEKSRGNLKIVYAGLLGYAQGILKICDEINFKELGVELHIYGAGMEENEIKEFASNADNNVFFYGVRTASEIKDEIRKYDIGFVPLKNKIYGAVPSKIFELMQLGIPILYVGSGEAVELIKNQKLGVFSDPNDVKRLKANISFFKKMNNRDYIMYSKNNINAHLNEFNLELQMEKFQSFI, from the coding sequence GTGAGTAAAAATATTGTAATTATATCTAATTATTACCCGCCAGAAATGGGGGCAGCAGCTAATCGCATAAAAAATTTAGCAGAAGGCTTAAAAAACAAAGGAAATAAGGTTACTGTTATTTGTCCGTTACCTAATTATCCTAAAGGAAAAATTTTTGAAAAATATAGTAGAAAATTCTTTGTAAAAGAAAATATTGAAGAAATTACTGTAAAAAGATATTGGATTTTTCCTTCTAAATCTAAAAATGCCATTGTACGTTTATTTAGTATGTTATCGTTTGCTTGGTCTTTTTGGTTTTCTGTTTTTAGCTTAGTAAGAAAAAAAACAGACGTTTTTATTATTCAATCTCCACCTTTACTGGTTGCGTTATCTGGTTTGCTTTTAAGTAAGGTGTTAGGTTGTAAAAATATTTTAAATGTTTCTGATATTTGGCCTTTATCTGCTTTAGAGTTAGAAGTGATAAAAAAAGGATTCTTTTATAGTTTCTTAGAAAAGATTGAAAAAACCAATTATAAATTGGCAGGTAAAATAATAGGGCAATCAGAAGAGATTATAACCCATATAAAAGCCGTTATTACAAAAGAATTTTTGGTTTATAGAAATGTGCCCGTTTATAGAGAATATGACGTAAAAGAAAAAAGTAGAGGTAATTTAAAAATTGTATATGCCGGTTTATTAGGATACGCACAAGGAATTCTAAAAATTTGTGATGAAATAAATTTTAAAGAACTAGGGGTAGAGTTGCATATTTATGGTGCAGGTATGGAAGAAAATGAAATTAAAGAATTTGCATCAAATGCAGATAATAATGTTTTTTTCTATGGTGTAAGAACAGCATCAGAAATTAAAGATGAAATAAGAAAATATGATATTGGTTTTGTGCCTCTTAAAAATAAAATATACGGCGCTGTACCTTCTAAAATATTCGAATTAATGCAGTTAGGAATTCCTATTTTGTATGTTGGTTCTGGTGAAGCTGTAGAGTTGATAAAAAATCAAAAATTAGGTGTATTTTCAGATCCTAATGATGTTAAAAGGTTAAAAGCAAACATTTCATTTTTTAAAAAAATGAATAATAGAGATTATATTATGTATTCTAAGAATAACATTAATGCTCATTTAAACGAATTTAACTTAGAACTACAAATGGAAAAGTTTCAAAGTTTTATATAA